In Heliangelus exortis chromosome 19, bHelExo1.hap1, whole genome shotgun sequence, the genomic stretch CTGCCTCAAGTTATGAGGGAAGAAACAGCCAAATGAAGACACATGCTCCCTAACTGCCACAGATCCTGGCAGGTCCATCCAAAGCTGTCCAGAGCACTGGCTGTGCCTGTCCCTGAAAAACAGACACCTCAGGACAGTGCTAATGGCCAGCACTGCAGCaatggaagaaggaaaatggcCATTAAATGTAAGGCTTGAGAGCTTCTGTGACTTTGAGGCTCCTCACATCCTTCCTTTCTCCACACTTCAATATATCAAATCACACTGCCTATTAAGTGATAGGATTTAAAATAGGGTAAATAAAACAATGCCCCCCCAAGACAAATGAATGGAAAGTCCTGTAGGTagcaaaggcagcagggaaaaatatatgcatatataggTGTAAAACAAATCTTAAGTTCTATTTATTTGGGATTTTGTAGAGAAAGTGAAAAAGATAATACATGTAATAATGACTTTCATGTAAAATCAGCAGAACAACCTGAATGTAGCTGTTGCCTACAGCAGAGCAGAATCCACTGCTCACTGCCATCCAAACTGGTTTCAGCCAGTGAAATACACCCAGGGAGGAAAGAGTTTGTCACAAAGTTTTATATACTTGCAGATACAAAATGTGAGAATTTTCTCACCTGGAAATTTGACAGCATTCCAGATGACAACTGTGTTATCAACACTACAGGATGCCAGCCAAGCATCATGAGGAGACCATGCTACATCCATgacatctgtttaaaaaaaatacaagtttccTTATAAGACATTGATGGTAATCAGAGAATCTAAAAATCTTTTCAACAAGAACTTGTGTGGCAACATTTCTTCCCTCATGAAGAATTTATCATCATCTTACTAGAGTGGAAGGTAAAGAACACAGCAACAGTCATTGGGACTGAGCCTCCCCAGCTTGGCAATTTTCAAtaggaaacaacaaaaaaataaatccaaagcaGAATGCAATTTTTAGTGATTATAGGAAGTACTAATGCCTGTACTAATGCCCTTTGTCTTGTTTTgaatgaaaaagcaacaaacactGTTTTGAACACAAAAATATGACACcgaaaaacaatttttttccaaatatgcAACTATGTTCATTCAACATTTTTAGACTTAAAATGTCATACCTCCTGAATGGCTTCTGAGAATCGACACACACCTCCACTGCTCAACATTAGTAAGTTTGCTACTAGAACCAAACACAGTGCTAGGTCCAATGTACCtaattaaaatagaaacagtCATTAACAGAACCACCTTGAATTCTTCAAACCttctttgtaaagaaaataagctGCACAGTACAATTCTACTTCATACTCAAGTTATTTCTGcaatgaaaaccaaagcaaaaaaatttattttttagagaAAGTAATTCCAGTTAATGAAAAATTAGCTCAAATAATTTGTACAATTTCTATTGTGAGCAAAAAATTGTAACATTTAAGATAATTCTTCAAATCTCAAAAGGAAGTTTTCTTCAGGGACAGAAGAAAATGGCTCAGTTCCTCAGGAGGAAAGGCTGCCCACAGAGGCACACACACTCCAGCCCAAGAGACAGAAGAGACCAAATATCCAGTGCCAGTCATATGTGTCCCAGGTTTCAGCTCCTTATGCACCAGGCATGGTAATGAGCTTACAAAAGGACAGCATGggaaagaaacaggaagaaatgtAACAGAGTAACCAAGTTGAAATGAAATATACAATCAAGAAGGAAGAAACATGCTTACGCAGCTCGTTTCCACACCATAATCAACTTGTCATCTCCCCCTGAAGCCAAGTAAACTCCATTGTTTGACCATCGGACACAGTTCACACAAGCTGGAAAGTAAAGAAGAAAGTTTGTTAGATGAAATATGAGAATAAGTGGTTCTGGACTGGGGAAAGAGTTTATAACAAGCAAAAGTGGGCAGGAGATGTTTAGGATTTAAGTGTGCTTCTCCCACTCAAAGCAGTTACTCTGTCTGCTTTAGATAAATGAATGGGCACTTATCTTTCAGTGGCAGCTGAGGaacttagtttaaaaaaaactattcCTTGTTTCAAAAAGCTTCACCAAAAGTAGTCCAAAAGAGGAAAGATTAATACTCATCTAACAAAGGAAAGTGCTTGTTGTAAATGAGGTGggtaaagaagaaaagatagaTCATGAACTAAAGAGAGAAGACAGCTTGTTCACATAACCATACTTTCAAATGTAATGTGCAGTAAATCCAGAATAATTTAGAACCAATATACTTTATATGATGCTTCCTTTACACTTACTTCTTCTCTCACTgttctttatttgtattttattgaTTCATTCAGCACTGGACATGGCATGATTTTTCTGATTACAAACATGCAGTATTTAAGCTTTGGCAAATGACCAATagtcagtgaaaaaaaaaatttaaatctttgttACCTAAGTGATTGTCCATCTGACAAAGCATCTTGggaatattttcattcttttcatcttcctctttcAGGACAGGAGCCATATTCCAGATCACAACTTTCCCAGAATCCTGACCTGTAAGTAAAGAAAAGAACcttctttttaaacacatgCATAAAGCTTTTTAACTGTATTTCATGCTAAGATTTAGGCATAAATGCAGTGGCAACTTTGGAAACTTTTTAATACAGTTGCCATTCTGATATAACTTCATCAAAtcaaagtgttttattttttttgaagctcttaaaaataaatctacacAGCCTGCTTTGAAAATCATACTGCACATAGTGATACCAACCATCAGGATGAACTATTTATaataaaactttaatttaaaaagagaaaatgtgacATTCAAATCCTACATTCAATTATTGTAGCCACCATCAAATTATTCACTACTGTAATCCAAATAGCATTTCTGCACATATTTCTTGAGCTATTCAATTTTGtataattggatttttttttgtaccaaTAGCTGTACTATTTAGCAGGTAAAAAAAGATGAACTTCACATTCAATTgctcttcaaataaaaaagaagtttggCTGGTATGGCCACAGCTCAATTATTGCAGTTATTATCTCAATGAGGTCCAGGAGTGTATCAGAAACTGTacccctgcctgctgcagtaACAACCTCACTTTTCAATGCACTTCCAGCTCTAAGAAATAGATTATTATGTAAGTGATGTGTTTTTTAAACAGGTCAAACCAATTCAAGTTTTGTGAAGGCACAAGATTATTACAGCCCAAAAATCTGCCTTCTATTAGCACACACATACCTTGTCCTCCTGTTGCAAACTTGGTCCCATCTGGGTGAATGTCCACTGAAAATATTGGCTTTCCTGGAATTAGAGAACAAGCAGCAACATTCTGAATTGTTTTACAGTCAAGAGAATGGAGTAACACCAAAAGCAAGTGAAGTCTTCTGGCTAACAAATAAAAACTTCCTTCTTCTAAAGCTCTAGGTGTAAGAATTACAGCTGACTATGAGTTGAAAGCAACCTGATGAGAGAAGTGACAGCCTATTGAAAGTGTGTATGAAAGTTATCAATGCCATAACAAACAATGATAACCAAGGACACTTAATCCAATGGGATATGCCAAATGcctcaaagcaaaataatacCACAAAGCAAGTGCCAGCAAGGCAAAACTATGCTTAAGTAAGGAACTTCAAAGTAAGGAACTTTTAAGTAAGGAACGCACCACTTCTTCCAGGTTTCTGCAGTTCATTAGCTGATGACCTGAagcaagttttgttttgttttagtttctgttttctttttgtttgttttgtttttgtttgtttggttttttgttgtgttgtttttttttttaatcctcccCAATCTCAGACTGCATTTGTTGGTCACACGATTACCTGTCTCAAATTTAAATTCTCTTATTAAGCACTCCTACCATAAGcctagcttttatttttatggcttCCATATAGACAAAGGAAGACTAACCAACTCTAATATTACTCTTAAATCTTTCAGTTCTCCCTATGCTAAacctttgagaagaaaattaagttttatgGCAATGACAACCCTGTAACAAATAACTAACACAGTTGGGGAACAGCTCTGGAAACCAGACAAGCCCCACTCTCTAGCCTGTTCTGCTTTAACCACTGGACCCCATACACTCTCCTATATATTCACAGTTTTCatctttgcagaaaaggaagagagggaaatgtAAACTCACTGCCTTCCAATGATCACACAGAATCAGAGATGTTCAAAGAACTACCACTAAGGACTACTTGAAGGCACACACATATGAGTTCCATATTCAAGTAATTTTTGGCAGCAGTTCCAACCCTTTCAGGCTGGAATGATTCTGCAAATGAGATCACACACATGCCAGTATAAAATAAGGCAACTTATCAGAACAGCCAAAAGAACTGGTACCCACCATACCAAGATTACTTGATACATTTCCCAAGTATCTCAATTCTTGCACTGTAACTTCATGGTATGTTAagacataaataataaaacctgGAGAATTTATCCCACTACAGGTTTTACATTGCAATTGTAGCATCTGAATTCCTTAACACTGAACTGACAAAACCTTCATCCAAACAGTATCTCTTACTTTTTGAGGGATATGTGTTTTGCTTCATCTTTATCTTGACTTGTTttaaggtttattttatttggatttaTACTGCAACTCTGGCATGTGATTCCCCTTAAAATTTTTACAGGCAGCCAAGTAAAGTACAGTAAGATGGCACTCAACTTACATTCCTTCCAAGTGCTTTGAACAGTATAAAACATGTAAGCTGAGGCTTAGCTGTGGCTTTTATTCAGATTGTTGTGCCTGATTCTGCCTTTTATTCTATTCACTTGAACACACAAGGCTAAGCTGGATATTTTTAGAAGCACAGGCAAGcagcaaacatttattttgtccTTCCCAAGACACAGAAGTTCCCTTAAGCTAAACCCATGCACAGTTTGAAACAGTGTATTCCACTGACAGGGAAACAGGTAACTCTGTAGACCTTCCAGGTGGCAGAGGTTACCTTTCCAATCTGTGGCAAGAGTCTTGGGCAAGCAGACTTAACAATACTCTCAAATCTGTAAGCACACATGAAGAGGAGAGTGCTCCTTCCAGGAAGCAGTTATCAAGGACCTGGATTGTACTAAACTGGCCCATTTTGCCTATGTCATTTGCCCCAACAGGAAACAGCTCCCCAGCAAACAGAAACCTCTAACACGGGGTCATCAATAATCTAGAGGAATTACAgctcccagagccagcagctaTGAACAAGGTTTCAGAGTCCAGATGGTTTGTAGTTTAACAATACTGGATGTAAAACTGGTTCAATAGATGCAGCTGTCTTATGCAGAAAGGCTCATTCCTCCTCTGCTGATCCCACCACTCTTCCTTCCCAAAAATCTGCATTGAGAAGTAGCCGTGACCCAAGCCCACAGGGGTGAGTTTGTCTGACAGACACATTGGCTTCTCATTATTCAGGCAAAACAGATACATTGTGCATGCtgaaaaactggggaaaaatgCACCTGTTGCTTTGCAAAAATTACAGACATGATaagacttttattttcctttagtAGGTATTAAATCTATCATACATAGCATCTCTAAATTCTGCTTTATCTTGAGTACAACTCTACAGAATCAGGAATATCAGCTCTCTTCCTCATCCTGGGCCAGATATATATATGACAAGTCAATCTAgatgaaatattatttataaatcagTCTAGTTTTTATGTCAAATGGctttggaaattatttcatgATCCAAGGGGTTAGAAGTCAACATGGACTCATAGTTTAGAGCTCAGTTTTCAGTTCAGAACACTTTCACTGTGCTCCTCTACTTCAACTATAAGTAATTTTATTAGTGGAGAAAAGCATAAACTTAGGCTGACAAGAGCATCCTGAAGAGGGAAGCAACTCCTTGTGAAGTAGCTCAGGACCTAGAACAGAACATCAGGATTTCATTCCTGCAACGTCCTGTTGGTGAAGCCAAGTGTAGCAGGAGCCCTGTTGGATGCCTGCAGGCAACAGTAACTACTGGAGATAGGAACCTGAGCTTCCACCACTTTGGCTAAAAAGATAATTTGCATCCTTTTTTCTGATTACAGCTGTAAGACCTGCTCCATGCTATTTAAGATTTATCAACTGATCACAGTTCCAGGATTTTTCCTCACTTCCTTCATTTTCCCaccctcaaaaaaccccaaaacaaaacagagaaggaaTCATTATTTGATAGCAACCACTTCTTTCCCTGGGTCCATGTCTTTATCTGATGATATTGTGAGATCCTGTTGAAACGAGCCAAAATGCACAAGATTCCTGCTTCTAAGTGGCTGAATGCTTTCCCATGCTCCTAACTGACTAAATGTTCAACTTCCTAAcagtcaaaacaaaaaaaaaaaaaaaaccacccaccaaaacaaaacgTGATGCTTAAGCAGCAATGTTAAAATCTAACCTGTATATTAAGACATTTTGTCCTCTTGCAATAATttccaaaagaaacatttaaattactGGAGCTCCCAGCATCTCACTGTATATGTAAGCAAACTAAGGTCACTAAAACCAGAACACCTTATGACAAACCAGGTGTCCTGTTGGATTATTTAAGGAACCCAAATACACcttatgcacagaaaaaaatactgataatGAAACAAGCTTGGAACAAAAGAGTTCCGAGATAACTCAAGCCCAAGAAAAAGgtctcatctttaaaaaaaaaatacaccagcTGAACAGATAGAGTAATTTAAAATCCTGCAGCATTTTTGGTATTTTAACTTTAGGCAATAATCAATGACCTATGAAGACAATTTCACATCAATTTCTACAACACCGTGAATGAGTTCCTATTCATTTTACTTCCAGCCCACCTGATACATAACATCCAACATGACTCACAAATCAattcaaatatttacatttcacCATTACAGCTTGGAGAGATAATCAACTCCATGCCTATGTTTAAACAAAAGCAGGCTCCAATTTCTATGAGTTCTTCTACATGAACAGCACCTTGGGGTTTCTCCAAATTACAGGGGACCTCTCCTTTCCTGCAGGGCTCAGTGTTTACCTGCATTTGCCACTGTTAAGCACCAGGCTCTCAAGACCTTGTGtgccaaatatatatatacaactgTTTGATACGTGGTGCACCTTTATAGAAAAAaactgggaaggagaaggaaatcaCACCATCTGACTTATTGTCACCCATTCCAGCCCTCACCACTGGATTGCACTTTTGAATACTCTTTCCTGCTCTaaatcaaagaaacagaagagacaaaCACAATAATAATGACGATTTCATGTGAAATCAAATAAACTCACAGTAAGAATGTGAAAAGCTTTTGGAAAATGCATCTGAGGAAGAAGTATTTCCAGTAAGTGCTCAGATAAAGTAACATTAAGAACTCCAAGACAAAAACCTGTGGAGCCAAAAGGTACTGAAGTGCTTTTAATGTAAATGCAGGGCATCTCAACTGAACTGCATGCAAGTCCCAGGTGTGCTCAATTTTCCTGCTATGGCACTAACTTCTGATGTCTATTATCTCATGGAGAATGCATGTAAGGATAAATAAACTCATTCCAGTCCATTCTGTGAATTACAAATCCCAAAACTGAGTAGGGAAAGGCAGGAATGACAGCACCTAGAACTGGTGTGTGGAAGAGCCAGTCTTGAGATCAGGACTCTTGCTCACACGCCAAGAAGCACGAAGCAGCCTCTTGTGCCCACGGGGAAAACAAAAGGAGCAAAAATTATCACAGTGAGTCTCCAGTACACACAGTATAAATTATCTTTAACCCTGTTTCTGTAGAGGTTTCAGAGCAAAAACACAGACCCATTTAGAGTGATGGAGACTACCTGCATGCAGCAATGCCTGCAGGATCTGCAACCTGAGTTAAGAGAGGCTGACTAAACTCACCTGCTTTTATCCAGCACTCTTTGCCCCAGGGACAAGAACACATGAATGTCAGTAGTCCTGTATATGTTAGGAGACCTGAGAGCATTTTACAAATGAAGCCAGTGATGAatggctgctctgctggtggTGAAATTATGACAAAGTAACTTGCTCAAAGTCAtcccagcaggacagcagcagaagcaggaatAAAATTTGGGACTATTGAGGACGCAGAGAGTGCATTATCCACTAGGAAAAGTATCAGAGGGCTTTACAAATGAAGCCTTGCTGCAAGCTGCTTGGCTGAAGACTTTTTTCTGCAATGGTCAGACCTATTTTAAATTGCTAGGTCTTTCAAATACATACCCGTAACAAAAGGTGCATCCATTAATGAAATAAGGAAAGATGTTACAAATCTAGTTGCTGTGATCTGCAAAGATTTAGGCTAAAGTTTTTATTCAGCTGCTGGTAAGTGTGCTACCACTGCAGACTCAAAGACACAACCTGGTCTGCCCACAGGCAGCCAGAGATTAAGATGTAAATGCTACATTTGGTTAGATTAACCaagcagaaatgtaaaaaaaccaaaaagtacttaaactttttttttttttttttttttttttacattcataCAACCTTTTGTTAAAAGGGTAAGTCCATCTGCTGACTGTACAGCCCCTGGGGAGTGGTTCAAGTAAAGATGGATGTGTATTTCCACTCATGGCTTCAGTTCTGCTCTTAAAACCTGAAGCATGATCACAAAGACAACGATGCATGCAGAAAGGCAGCTGTAAAGCTGCAACTGTGGTTTCTAACTCAAAGCACACTTCTTCAGCTTGAATAAGCTTGTCTCCAGCTTGGTTTTATTCTAAATCTCCATCAGCTGGGCGAGTCCAACTATTGACATTTGTACTAGGGTACAAAAGATGCAGTTGCAATAAAGCACACAGCATGAATTTAAGGACAGAACCTGTTAGATTCCTTCTCACAGCTTCACCAGGAACAGTACAGGTCTTAATCTCAAAATTCATCATAACCAGTGTAAATATGCAACAGTGAACCTACCCTGTGCTCCCCATGCTAGAAAAGCAGAGAGCTTTCTGTCAGTGGGGACACTTCATTCTGAAAGCGTTCAAGCTCACAAATCTCTTCAAAATTACCAGAGGGCTAGCAGACAGGACACTATGTAACTCCAGGGGGTTGCTCTGAAAGTACTCGGAGGTCCCTTATCTTCCCCGTGGCCGGTGCCGTGCTGGCCCCGCAggtccctcagcagctgcacaaAAGCCTCCTCCCTGTTTCGCACAGACCACGCTCGATCCGAGCTCTCCCTCTCCGCTTCCACAGCCCCGGAGCTGCCCCGCACTCGTGCCCGGCAGGTAACAGCAGCTCGGCTTTCggctccagccctccccaggCCCCAGCACACGCTCCCGCCGGGATCCCACCCGCGGGCCGCCCCCGGCAGAGCCCCGAGGCGGCGGGGAGAGGCTGAACGTTCCCGGCTGCCCTCAGCCATCTTCTTGGAGCTTCTCCGGCCGAGCCGCTCCGCAGACAAACTCCGCTTTGGCAAACCCCACCCCTCTGCAAACCCCGGTTCCGTTTTCTCGCCCCTGCCCGGCCGGGGGCTGCAGAGAAGCCCCCAGGACACCGGGAGGGGGGGTGAGGACTTCTTGCTCCCCGCTCCCCCAGCACCTGCCCGCTGTCGCCCCGCGTCCGCGCCCGCCGCTCCCCGCTGCGGGGATAGCCTGGGGTGGGCAAACAGCGGCTACAAACGGCTACGGCCGCCTGGGCCACCGTCCCCGGCTCCCCTTCGCCCGCGTTCGAACTCGCCCCACGCGTGTACCTCTCCGCCCCACCCGGTCCCCTCGCCCCACCCGCGGCCCGCTGCCCCCCTCGGTGCCCCCGCCGCACCTgcccgcccggccccgcggcACCTGCTGCCCGGCGGCGCGGCCAGCCGGCCCTCACCATTGTGGTTGACCCAGGTCGGCTTCAGGAGCTTCATTGTTCCCCGCCCGGGGCCCCCGCCGGCCTCCGCCCTCGGGACCCCAGGGCGGCTCCGCCCGGGCTGCCTCCGCGGCCGAGCGAGCGGCGGAGCTCAGCGGCCGCCGGCCACCATGGGCCCCCGCCGCGCGCCGCTCTGCCCGCCCCCTCCGCCGGCCGGAGCCGCCTCAGCGCCGCTCCATGCCCCGGCGCCGCCCGTGCCGCAGCCCCCGCCGCCCGACCGCATCCCCcgctcggctcccggcggctCCCGGCAACGCCGGAACTCGGCGCCTGGCAACCGCCTAACCGGCCCGGCGGGAAACAGCCACCCCCGAGCCCCGGCGTTCCCCCGCCTCGGCCGGCGGGGGGCGAGATCCCGCgaggcgccgccgccccgcctCCAGGGCGGGAGCCGCCGGGCGGACGGGCGCCCCCTGCCGGGCCGAGcggggcggtggcggcgggCGGGGCGCGGGAGGGGCCTTCCCGCGGGTCTCCCGCCACGCAGGGTCGCGGCGACACGGGGCGGAACCATCGTGAGCCGGAATAGGGGACGCAGAACTCGGAGCCCGGCCGGAGGGAGAGTAGAGGCGCACCGCTGGTCTCGTCGGGGAGCCATGTTGGCCGCGGCGGCCCGAGCGGGCCGGGGTCTCTGCCGGGTTTGGGCGGCGCCCGGAGGCGCCCATCTCAGGTAGGGCTGGGGCGGCTTTTTCGGTGTGTCCCTTGCGGCTGCTCTGCCCCGGGCCCGGGAGGAGGGAGCCCGGGAAGCGCCCCGAGCTCGGTGTTCCCTCCTTGCCCTTTCTCGGCCAGCACGGGTTCTGCTCCT encodes the following:
- the MRPL40 gene encoding large ribosomal subunit protein mL40, translating into MGPRRAPLCPPPPPAGAASAPLHAPAPPVPQPPPPDRIPRSAPGGSRQRRNSAPGNRLTGPAGNSHPRAPAFPRLGRRGARSREAPPPRLQGGSRRADGRPLPGRAGRWRRAGRGRGLPAGLPPRRVAATRGGTIVSRNRGRRTRSPAGGRVEAHRWSRRGAMLAAAARAGRGLCRVWAAPGGAHLSSWLPQTVPFRGSHWQSSLLAFRALLPVRAQPKKKKKVDVRREQAQKDRMKKKIKKLEKAAPELIPIEDFIPPLKYSESNRVRNLPPLSFEETERRVLLLKKWCLFKQKQDKAEKKAIQTLVQAQQEALRELRLESEELYQAAIRRDEGLFPFERDGPNYTPPLPDYDPPEGKCVDITKVYTQ